The DNA segment GGACTTTTTGCAAGTACTATTTTCTACTAgctttcttaatttattatttttattaaaattttcaaattcaatttattttttaaaatattttattttctcaatttagtTTTCATATTCAAAAGTTCAcagatttaatttaaattggcaatttttaaacactttatttcttttatttttcggTTAATCCAACCTTAAAACACATAAGGTATTAAGAAATAATCTATTTCTATTATTTCTAATTGTTTAAGTTCTATGTCACTATTATATTTCGTATTATAATCATAATACCTTATgtactataaaataaaacaatagatAGGTCATGCATCATGGAACATGAGAGTGATTCTTCCTACACATCTATATTTTCTTCGtgcaactttaaaattttaattttaccattttctattgaaaacaaattcactttcaaaaatcaactaaaaatttacgtatttcaaatattttaaaactttaattagtttttcaaaaattttaaaactttaattagttttaaaaaattgataaagtcTTAACCGACTTTCAAAATCggttaaaaaaattctttaacggtatttcttatttttatattttaatttactttttttcattttatactaataataaaaaaattaataataattatttttattatcatattaataatactaatattattatcattattaacgaggtaaatttaaaaaaaaaaaagaaaaaacttattaaacttattttataaactttttattatatataaaacactAATTAAAAACCACTTCAAGCTTTATTTCTTCCTGTctaaaaaaaccaatttccaTAGGGTTCCAATGTTTTCCCCTCTCTGGTTCTGCACTCTCTCCATCTTACTCCCAAAATCTAACCCATAAACTTTGCTTATCAGAAACTTCCTACACCATCTAGGTCCTAGGAGCAACATTTCTACCGGAtcaattttctgttttaatctGGTAagtgttcttttctttctatcaTTCAAATTAGGGTGGGGATCATGCAATGGTCCTGTTGCATGTAGGTGATTCAGGTTTTTCTCCAATGATTAgcttaaatactattttaaaaactaatttctatCTCCAATTGGGGATTTATAGGTGCTGCCAACTTCATTGGGTGAAAGGTGTTTATCTAGGTCATCTTGTGAGCTAGGAATTTTGCAAGGTAAGGGAAGTTGGGACTTGTTGTTTGTGTTCTGCGTATTGGAATGTGTATGAGATGAGTGGctgtttgaaataaaaatttcatgCATATGTATGTACTGATTTGGTATGGATGTTGTTTGTATCGTATTTTGGTAAATTTGCATGTGAAACCCTCTTATAGAATTTCTATCAATTATGAAACCCTGAAATGATGTGTATGAATTGGTGTGATTGGAATTGGATGTTGATGCTTTGTGATTGTTCAAGGTGTGGTTGATTGAGGTATGTCATTGGGTCAGgaaataagaaattattaaagattCAAGATCCTGTTAGGAGAACGGAGATGGCTAGATTGAGAATTTTATCCTCTAAGTTGTTTTGGCCAGTTTAGGTAATTTAGAGATGTTAAATGTAACTTATTAGAAGTGtcaaaagtgataaaaatagtatataactTGTAGAATTAGGATTGGGTATACACGTTGATGAAATTGAGTAAATTGAGTGTAGATTTTTGTTAAATCATTATAGAATGTGTTTATGAAgtgttagaagcaattagatagGTTAGATTAATCATATAGATCAAGTTAAGAGTGTTAGAAGTTCATCAAAATTATTAGAATTGATATGGGAGGGTAGAGTTGCTCAATTATACAGTTTTAGGGTGCTGCAGATCATGCAGAGTCGCCTAGCGCACTCTGTGCGCTCTGCGAGGGGTTTTTATCAGGAAAagttcgcacagcgcaccacaGGGTGTGCGCTCAGCGAATTTTCTACGACAAACTGagtgttttttgtgtttttgacgttttgggagTTTCGAACGttcgttttggacgttctttaggtcgttctagaggtttttgacccttccggatccattgtgagggtctccaagctttttaaattaaggAAGTGTTGGTAATAATAtgctataaagaaatttgtattaataaaggatgtttttgtgaaaatatatCATGTTTGATGAATCTTGGGAAGTATGATCATATCAAAGTGATAGTTTAGTATTTAAATAAGGTCTCTAGGTGAGATCCTCATactgtttagaatgaatatatgagGCTTTCATatgggggttatccctaacactctaacggtcattcaatctcacttagagaagattgacgtgtgtggtgagagtagtgggaggtcctagtaATATGTGCTACGTGGAGGCCTATTATTCGGTAAAgggcttacacttgtgtgtggtagggtggaaTCCATTGGCAAGGGCCTTGCAAGGCAGTAgaggtcaccacaagtgcaATACCCGCCCCAGATTGATATTCATTCTAATCTGGACGAGTCTGGATTGCATTCTAACATGCTAGgacattatatttaatttgttctgtgaatatgttgtttattttaaacCTGTAAGATATCATGGCTTGTTTTTCCAACTCAActtacccttgcattgtttgttctgtgttttgtatgtgtgtgttttttcttttacaatgatcatccaactttggatgtgagcagagtcAGAGGATGTTCCCTTGGAGCAAGCTTTGGAGGGAGATGATCCAACTACTACCTCTTAGGATCTTTATATTAGACTCCTTACCAATAATTTGAGAAACTTTTAGGTTATTTGTATTTACTTAGTCTCTTATTACTGCTCTTAGATCTTCATGTTATTTTGAGAGATCCTTATGTATttagaattgaaaattttctattcCTTTTGGATGAATGTAAATATTACTACATCACCTATGTTCTTAAGCTGCTTATCATACTATAATGGCATGTcgtgttattttatattagaatatataatttatgggatgtcacattatggtatcagagcggTTTTTATCCTTAGTTATTCCTGTAGGTTATGTGCATCCCTTGCTTGTGCTTGTGTGCTCTTAGATGTACATAAGCGTTTATTCTTGAACCTTTGAGTGAGACTAATGGTTTTATTCTCtttatataatcaaaatatgGCACCTAGGCCTCCTCCACCTCCACAACCTGATCAATCAGAAATGATGAGGATGATGGAAGCCCTGATGGCTTCTATGCAACAATAGAATGCGGCTCTGGTACAACAAAATACCATGGCTTTGCAAAACTTGGAAGTTGCTCGGGTTGCAGCAGAAAATGCCAGAGTGTCATCTGAGAACACTCAGAGACAATTTGTGGAGGTTCTTACTAGTGGCAGAGCTACAGCAAgcccttcttcctcttctactGCTGCTCGACCACAGGAGTGGAGCTTAGAAAGTTTCCTTCAACATCACCCGGCCAAGTTCAATGGCCAATGCACACCAGATGAAGCAGACCAGTGGTTCCACGACATGGAGAGGATTTATAATGCAAAGAGGTGTCCGGAGGATAGCAGGCTAGCATTCACCGAGTACCTTCTGACTGGAGAGGTCAGTCATTGGTGGAGCAGCTTATGGATGATCCTGGAAGAGAGTAGGACTCCGATCACTTGGGAGTTGTTCAGGCAGAAATTCTACAGGGAATATTTCCCTGATAGTGTAATATTTGCAAAGGAGGTTGAGTTCTTGGAGCTGACTCAGGGGAATATGTATTTGTCTAAGTATGTTGATCGTTTCAAGCATCTTCTCAGATTTAACACCATGGCGGTTGATGAAGATTGGCAGTGTCACAAGTTTGAGAATGGCCTGAGGGGTGATGTAAAACTGATGGTGATGGGGCTAAGTATTAGAGATTTTCCTACACTGGTGGAGAAGGCCAGATCTTTAGAGAAGGCAAAATTGGAGGTTGAGAGTCAACAAAAGCAATCTCAGAGAGTTGGAGGGTCGATTACCTCTAGGGGTGGATCTAACTTTAGGAGGACCCCATATTTTAGACCACCTTCTCTTAGTTTTGGTggatcatcttcttcttcacattcaTCAGGACAGCAGAGTTAGTCCTCTTCTCATGGCGGCTTGAGATGCTTTGGCTGTGGAGGACCTCACATATTATTTGTGTGCCCTCAGAGGATAGGCTTTCGGAGGTGCAACCATTGTCACCAAGAAGGTCATTACGAGAGAGACTGTCCTATGGGCAGGAGAGCCAGTGTTCAGCCTCAGTAGGCAGGAAGATTTCAGCAGAGAGGAGGTATCCAACCTCAGGCCACAGGCAGAGTGTACGCTTTGACGGGAGCATATGCTACTGCTTCAGGTAACCTGATCATGGGTAACTGTTTGCTGAATGAGAAAGTTTGTGTCGTACTGTATGATTCTGGAGCGACACACTCCTTTGTGTCACAATCTTGCGCTGAGGAGTTGGGGTTGTCAGTGAGAGAGCTACAGTGTGATTTAACTGTATCTACTCCCACTTCTGGGTTGGTGAAAACGTCCACTGTGTGTGTTAGATGCTCAGTGATAGTTGAGGGGCGCAGCTTCAAGGTAAACTTGATATGTTTACCTTTACAGGTTTTGGATGTCATCTTAGGGATGGATTGGTTATCTGCTAATCGCATTCTTATTGATTGTAAATAGAAGAAGTTGGTGTTTCCAAGTGATCTGATGGAGATGTCCTTGCCTCTTGGTGTGCTAAGGCAAGACATAATAGAAGGTGCAAGCTGTTTCTTGATAATGTCGCATGTTGAAGTGAACCAAGACTCAGACTCTTTGAGTCAAGAAACTTCTGGTGCAAATCTACCGGTAGTCAATGAGTTTCTTGATGTATTTCCTGAAGAAATACCTAGTCTGCCTCCTCCGAGGGAGGTGGAATTCTCCATTGATTTACGGACAAGTTTAATAATCCATCAAACTTATGAAAGATGAAGAGTTGTATAGGTTTCTTTAGGCCATGTATTTCGGCCAAGTAAgtaggtttgtttaaggcttgtattaagaCCTAATTAGTAGCGGGTTTTTCCTTAAGTTGGACATGCAAACAATGTGGAAAGTATGTGCCATGTGTTTTATACTTCTATTAAAGAAGATTTAGCTTTAGTAGTAACCACTTGACACTCTAGGAACGGAGAGGATTTTGCATATTTTAGGTGGAGTCTTGCTACAAGTGGGGCACACCATTGCATACTTTAGTGAAAAACTCCATGGTGTCACTCTAAATTATCCCACCTATGATAAGGATTTGTATGCACTTGTAAGATCCCTACAAACTTGGGAGCATTATTTAGTCTCCAAGGAATTTGGAATCCATAGTAACGGTAAGTTACTAAAAATTTTAAGGGGACAACACAAGTTGAACAAGAGACATGCTAGGTGGATGGAACACCTTGAATAATTTCCTTATGTAATCAAATACAAGTAAGGAAAAACAAATGttactgatgagtgcatatttatgccctcATGTAGCctttaatattggattcttaattggtttttgaactttaatagaatattttatttaggattttttataattgggtttatttatcatgagatacaaaaacatgttaaaaataac comes from the Vigna radiata var. radiata cultivar VC1973A chromosome 2, Vradiata_ver6, whole genome shotgun sequence genome and includes:
- the LOC106752684 gene encoding uncharacterized protein LOC106752684; translated protein: MALQNLEVARVAAENARVSSENTQRQFVEVLTSGRATASPSSSSTAARPQEWSLESFLQHHPAKFNGQCTPDEADQWFHDMERIYNAKRCPEDSRLAFTEYLLTGEVSHWWSSLWMILEESRTPITWELFRQKFYREYFPDSVIFAKEVEFLELTQGNMYLSKYVDRFKHLLRFNTMAVDEDWQCHKFENGLRGDVKLMVMGLSIRDFPTLVEKARSLEKAKLEVESQQKQSQRVGGSITSRGGSNFRRTPYFRPPSLSFGGSSSSSHSSGQQSNLIMGNCLLNEKVCVVLYDSGATHSFVSQSCAEELGLSVRELQCDLTVSTPTSGLVKTSTVCVRCSVIVEGRSFKKKLVFPSDLMEMSLPLGVLRQDIIEGASCFLIMSHVEVNQDSDSLSQETSGANLPVVNEFLDVFPEEIPSLPPPREVEFSIDLRTSLIIHQTYER